The Venturia canescens isolate UGA chromosome 7, ASM1945775v1, whole genome shotgun sequence genome segment gagaagaaaaaaattttacaattcagCGACACTCGCTTACGATTTTGTAATGTCGGAAAATACGCGAATTCGAGACGACGCCGTATTTCATATCAGTCCAAGCATTCTCCAACCGATAATGGAAGGCAATGATTTCGAAGAAACGAAAGTGTTGATGGTTCGACTAACTGAAACCGTTTGGTGGCTGGGAGATAATCTTtaggtgatgaaaaaaattcatgaatgaatgaaaatatgaattcaGCGTTGACAAGTGAAAAATCCGgggaaaaggatgaaaatatAACTgcatcttgaaaataatttcaatacgATAGTAAAGACTAAAATTTGAACGTCTGAATGAGattaaaaatgaacgattGGTTAGATTTATAAATGTGATGTTAGGTCCAATAAAGACCATGGAAAAtgacattaaaaaatatctgtCGAATAAAATCGGTAACTAAAAATCGTTTTGATGAAACTGAAAAATTGTGACATTTGTACGGAAAGATACATTTCAATATctattcgtatttttatatACGTCGACAAAAGCGTCGTGGGTAATTATTGTACGAACATATTGTATGAACCAATACAATTGTTGCGTGTAAAAGTTGATTCctatatttttaataattatagCACTAAAAACAGcgccgaatgaaaaatttttttggaaatgatTTCCAAgtaattggaaaataaaactATGCCtaagtttttgttgttgccCTTAATGTTAGCCCTGATTTTCATAGTTTgtgtcgtttgaaaaaaattaaccggAAACGGCAATTCCAACAGCGTACTGTGTAATTATCTGGAACGATCGCAATTTCTTGTATAAACGCGCGTTGATTATTAGTGATTAGCGTGCGACCGCGTTAATCTTCGAGGTCAGTAAAAATCCGAATCCGAGCTGTGCTGCGAGTCTCCACCCCCTCCGCCGCATCTACCGTTTAGGTAGACTTCGGAAGTTTGTTGAATGGACGGCGATTGTTGAGTTGTTTCTCCGTTGTTTCCTGTCAATGTTTAGTATggtattacgaaaaaaaaataggcagATATATTTaatgaatgataaataaaGATTCACAATCTCCGGCACAAAACAGTAAAAATTTCAGTGTCTTTTGAGAAATTGGTAAAACGTTTGCAAAAATATTGCCCAAAATGTGGAATTTCGAAACTTTCCGGCATAAAAAATCCATGGGAAATCGTAGAATATTTATAAGAAATTGGAATACAGAAACGATAAACATCGTGAGATTTACCGTGAGCGGCTAAAATGGTCGCAAGACACCGAGCGACCGCGGGATTGGGTGCACAAGCGAGTGCTGGAGTAAGGCCTTCGGAATCGGCGAGAACGACACTAGCCCCGAGTTGTAAAAGTCTTCTGGTAATCTGCCAACGGTACCATCGAAAGTTACATCATtaaattcgaaggaaaaagtgATAAATGGGTTAATTTATGGAGGAGTAAATGTACTGACTGTAACGAGTCCATTACTAGCAGCCAAATGAAGCGGCGTCCGTTGCTGCTTGTTGGCCATATTAATTATTTGAGCTCTATGATTTTGAGCTTTTTGAGGATTGTCGCTGGAACTACCGAGAGATTCAATGTGATCGAGAAGTAGCGAAGCTGCGGACGAGTGTCTCCTTTGGCAGGCGAGATGGAGAGCTGTATTGTTGGAAGAATCAACGGCCCTAACGTCTGCCTTCCATTCCAGCAACAATTCTGCAATGGCACcaagaaaatttgagtaaaCAAGCAATGTTTTCAATCATCaataagatgaaaaaaatgtctgtcTTTTAATTTGGGTTTCGAATAATGGATTGAATCCATGTCGATTTACATTCTCGTTTGACAATAATTTATTCGCATGGGTAAATAAAATTAACGCAATAAATTACGCGAGAAAGGAATAAAAGTGCCTTACCGATGGCGCTTGATTGGCCAGTTATTGCAGCATGCAGTAACGGTGTACGTCCCGCATAGTCCTGAGCTTCGATTCCGGCGAGTTCAGGACCGACCGCGCTTATTATAAGTCTTGCACACTCAACGGAACCTGCAGCAGCGGCGACATGCAACGGAAGTCTTCCTCGAGGTGTATCACGCGGTGCAGCAACCGCTTGTCCACCGAACTTGTTTATCAACAACTCGAGACAGTGCGCCGAACCTTGATGGACGGCGCAGTGAACCGGTGAAAAAGGATTGCCTGGAATATTGTTATGAAATTCAACATTATTCACTGGAATAATCAGTGGAATGATGATTTTCCggttatttcgaaaattaccTTCCAATGACTCAACGACGTTGTGTTCAAGCAAGTACTCGACGCAGTTCGAATTTCCATTGTAGCAAGCCCAATGAAGGACTGTACAGCCCTGATCATCTTTCAAGACAGCCGCACTCGTATCTGCATTCACCAAAGCCGCGAGAGCTTTTAATCTGTGGAAAAGTCGAGAAATTCAGTCGATGAAATTacacaaaaatcgaaagaaaaaaaaaacaagattcaCGCAACAAAAAGAATATTCAAGTTGAATCGTTAGTGTAAGGAAAGAGAACGAACCTTCCAGAAGCAGCTGCTAAATGCAATGGAGTTTTGCCGTTAGAATCCTGAACAGTGACCTGTGCACCGTGCTCGAGTAAAAGCTCGACAAGTGGATGGTCTCTCTCGTGAATAACGGCCCGAAAAAGTGGCGTATGCTTGTTGACATCCGGTATGTTGCAGTCAGCGTTCCATTTGAGCAAAACTCGAGCACATTCGAGATGACTATTCGCAACGGCTAGGGCGAGTGAAGTTCGTTGTTTCGCATCACAACAATCAATAACCGAACGATCCTCCGTATTTTTTAGTAAAAGTTTGAGGCACTCTTTGTGACCCATGGCCGCAGCGCAATGAACGGGTGTTCGTTTGGTAACGTTGTCCTTTTTTCCACGATTTGAAACAGAAAAAGTTCGAGAAATTAAACATTCTCAGAGTTGCCTTTCTATGTCGACTTTTTATAGGTAATTTTTCTTGAGCTATTACTTGAACCGAGACGAATGCAGCGCAGCGTAAAAGCAACCTGACACATTGATCGTGACCCCGGTACGAGGCAAGATCGAGCGGCGTTTTTCCCGTATCTTCTCTCACATTTGTGCTCGGAGACAGTGGCAGTAGTAGCTTTAGAATTTTTCCATGCCCGTGATAAgccttcaaaaattcaaataattttattcaatctaTGTTTGaacagaattgaaaaaatagtaaactTCAATTCGAAATTATAGGATTGGCTTACGGCGAGGTGAAGAGGCGTTATGGATGGCGTCGGTGGATCTTGTCGGGTTGATGGTGAGGACGGTGCGGTTATTGCGTGTATCGCCGAGTTCCCGAGCACCGTGTCATGAAGAAGAGTCTCGAGAACGGGCTCATTACCTCCTGCGACCGCGTAATGAACCGAAGTGAATCCTCGCTTGTCTCGAATCTGAGGATCGGCACGATGAGCCAGTAAATATTTGACGCATCTGCAAGAAGaaaggaattgaaaaatttttcctgaATGGAATCGAGCACGGTTTTGATTCACGAAAACCCCTCAAGGGGCCATTTAATAATAGGCTGCAGTACCCGTGGATAGTTAAAGTAAAACTACCCACTGTCCATTATCGTCCGATCTGCTGGGTGCCGCAGCTGCCAAATGAAGCGATGTCGCACCATTTATATCTTGCGCGTTAGGATCGCTCCCGTAACCAACAAGGGTAAATACACACAAATAACGTCCTTGGCTAGCAGCGTAATGCAGCGCCAGTCTATTGTCGTTATCGGAGAGCCGAAAATTCGCACCGCTCGATAGTAATAAATCTAGACAACCGACGGAACCctgagaaataaaatgtttcattagaatattaatttttcgaaagttttgaattttttttttataacacgCGATCAATATTCCATCACTTTTAACCGTGGAGCAAAATATTCTACTGAAATTCATCTACCGAATaaaacattcattttcaatgtaaatatatTGAAACCAATAAAAATGCGACGAGAcgtgaatttgaaattttgatcaaCGACGTGAAAACgtataagaaaaaattgtgcagtAATTGAGTTTACATTAAATGCTGCGGAATGTAAGGGAGTTCTTCCTCCGATGTCACGAGAGTCAATTTTACGACTATCGACTTGCAACAATTTACGGCAAACTTCTATGTGTCCAGCAAGGCAACTGAGATGAAGAGGTGTTCGTTGCTCTGCGTTTCTGGCTGCAGGCGAGGCACCACACTCGAGAAGCGTCGTGGTTAGACACTCTTGGCCAAACCTTGAGAAggttaaaacaaaaaaatgagctCAAATTTGATAAACCGACAGTAAGTTAATTAACTCtttctttcatcaaattcaAATGTGTACCAAGCAGCAACGTGGAGAGCAGTGTTTCCATTTTTGTCTCTTGTGTCGGGGGACGCGCCCGCATCCAATAAACTTTTCGACCGAGTAAAACGTCCGTGAATCGCCGTCATGTGCAGCGGTGTTCTTCCATCCTCGGATTGAACGTTGATCGATGCTCCGGCTCGTAAAAGCGACTCCAGGCAATCGACACCTTGACTACTCGCGGCAGCAACGTGGAGGGGTGTTTGACCTCGATAATTGACAGCCTCTGTTTccgaaaaaatacaataaaaatgatcaaGTCAGCGAAACATCATTGATGAAACTACGTAAACGgaacgagcaaaaaaattcatgtcaaAAAGTCTCTAGCAtaatttttatcacaattCAAGATTGCGAATGTTAGTTCCGTACCGATATTGACTTCTTGACGAATAAGTTCAGCGACCGCTTCAACATGACCATTCAAACACGCAATGTGCAATGGCGTATTTCCATAAACGTTTTTCGCCTCGACATGAGCACCAGCTTCTATCAACAGCCGAATACAGTCGAGTCGACCGGAAGCAACGGCCGCGTGTAATGGTGTGTAGAGATCTCGATCctacagaataaaatttacaaaCAGAATGTCGTAGTAATATTCCACATCATTGGATTGTAGCGTAAAATTCATTTATCGTTTCGAAATGTCTCGAATACGACAAAAGTCGTATCATTCGTTGTATCATATGTTTATTCTTTTGGTTTCAAGGTAAATTCGCGTCTTCAAAGTCGACATCGTCAAATCAAAGCACACACCTTGACGTCAACGTCAGCTGCTTTGTCTATGAGAGCTTTGACTACCGCATCGTGTCCCATGTAAGCAGCGAAATGCAAGGCACGTCGGTCTTTCTTGTCTCGTGCATTAACAACACAACCCGGTTGTGCGAGCAGCAATTCTGTCATTTCCAAGTGGCCATTGTAAGCGGCATGATGTAAACTTGTTCTTCCACCCCTGCAAGTGTCATCTGTAttagccatttttttcaatatgaaaaaacaactcgaaaaaatgttggaggCAAAAATAATAGggaattattaattaatgtAAAAAGATGGAACTAttacacaatatttttttagttcactagcaatatttataaaatgaataGTGAGAGATTCTTCAACAATTTGTCGTACCTGTCAGTGAGGTTTATATTGAATAACCATGGTATAAGATACTCGGCACATTGGACGGCGTTGTTTGCAGCAGCAACGTGCAAAGGACTTTGCCAGTTTCGATCTCTCACGTCGACGTGAGCTCCATACTTGAACAAAACTTCTAGTGCTCGATGATTGCAAGAGCGGCAAGCTCTGTGTACTGCAGTGAGCCATTCCTTGTCCTTATTGTTTACTTCCGCTCCACACAACAAAAGAGTTTCTATTATGGTTGGATCTCCTCTGCAAACATACATGtcagaatttttcatcttcccAATGACTAGCCCATAAACCTATTATAACTTCGATTACAGAAAATATGTTGATTGATATTtcaaagaacatttttttgcaattatttAATAGAAGCAAGCAATGAATTATCAAACTCTTTATTACTGCAGTGTGGTTGACCAGATAATTTACTAAACGCTGGTCATTTTTAACTCAATAATGAATAACGCACCTGTAAGCAGCTGCATGTAGCAATGTTCTCTGTTCTGAATCCTGCCAATGTACATCGGCTAGATCCGTCAACAAGGCACGAACCTCGTCAACATTGCCTCTGAATATCGCTTGCAACAAAGCCGGCTTTCAACAAAACAAGTGTAGAAGTTTTAGATAGTAAGGAATCGATACACGTGATCTTTATTTTATGTTTGAGTTGAAAACGACTATGACGAAAAATAAGGAATTAattggaggaagaaaaataaaaaagaaatagagtttttctgcgattttttggttatATTGCATAATTTGAACTATggttattgatttttatgtAAGAAAATCACACGGTATCATTGTTTATTGCAATAATGATGTAATAAGAAGAATCGGCTGGAGAACAAAGAGTTTTCTTAACGTTATAACAATTACGAGACTGTTACCGGATAGGTTGGGCTGTCAAACGAACATAACCTAAGGAAAAAATGCTCGATACGTATccttgtgaataaaaaaggagCCGGCGGTTGTTCGAATTTTAAAACAAATATAGAGTCGCTCACCTCTTCAGTTATTTCTCTGATGCTCATATTTTCTTGTGGtttgttaatatttcaaaacGCATCAGGGATTGATATTtgcaaagaatttttcgtcgaacgGCGCGCGATGTTTTAGAGGGTACATGAGCGCATAGCTGTCAACGGCGTGCTCGGCGCATTCAGCGTGCTGCTGCAGTCATTAGTACAGTTTGGTATATAGTGTATCGCTCCTCTATATATCActaaacgtaaaaaaaaaccgcAATGGCAATATTCCGGCATCTTATCGCTGTCCGCGGAATGTTTATACTACAAATGGAACGttatcaaaacagatgaaaatcGTAAAACTTTCCTTATTCTTGTTGAATAAAAACTGCAATCGTATattgcaatgaaaaataaacaataacgCAAATGTATCATTCGTAATATAGGACAAAGGATTTTACACTCCAAATGACTCGCTCTGTGCTAtataatttttgtatttttagaTATGAACGTTCTATGCCCCTGAGTGTATCGCGTCATGGTTCActtgttttttattcagatatattaaattattaattcatacataaaaaaacctaaaataTTCTGTGGATTctgtgaaatgaaaatatggtATAGGAATAGCTCATCTGTATTTTTAGACTGCTTAtctaattcaaattattttttgttattgaaaggaaatgtaaaaatttttctgaagttttccgacatttcgtacgtcatttaaaaaaaaaaaaaaaaataggattgTTTACTTGATATTTCGGTCTAAAACGTTATGAAAcgtataaaatgataaaaatatgggAGAATACGAGTTATTAAGGtccgttgaattttttgaggtgAACCAACTGACCGAAAGTAAACACCAACTTTATCATTTGCGAAATGCGAAATTGCGAAGTGCGAACTTGCGAACGAGTATTGTAATACAACAACTCAGAGCCACAATTCTCGTTTACTCCCTTAGTGCTGATCCATTTCAACCAATTTCATTATATAGAAAAGCATAGGCATCCTTCCGTTTGTGAGAAAGATTCAATGCGAAATACTTATTTTGCCATCTTGCGGCTGATTACCAAATTTCTGAGAGAACGCCGCAGTGTATTATTTGAAGTTTGAAAGCCCTTGATGTAGGTCGCAGGAAAATCAAACCCTTCCATGCTTATTGCAAAGTAAATTAAttaatacatttaaaaaacctCAAAATTCTGTGGATCCTGCGAAATGAAAGTATCGCAGGAATATCGCATTTGTATTTTTGGACTGCTTATACAATTCAAattagtttttgttgttgaaaagaaataaaaaatttcttctaGTTTTCTAAAGTTTcgtatttcattaaatttttttttaaacgtgattattttcttgattttttggtCTAAAATTTTATATCATATGACAAAAATATGGGAGAACACGAGTAGGTCCGTTGAATTTTTGAGGTGAACCAACTGACCAAAAGTAAAACaccatctctctttctcgacaTTGATGACGAACATCTCTTTGATATTCTCATTGGCCAAATTACTGCATTTCCACTGGCAAATTACGACGAAGTGTGCGCACACGATGAACCGGTACGAATTGTAATCAAATAGACGACGAAAATCAACTCTCGGTTACTCCCTTGGTGCTGATATAATTTAGACAACATCGTTATATAGAAAAGCATAGGGATCGTTCCGTTTGTGAGAACGATTCAATGCGAAATCCTTATTTTGCCATCTTGCGGCCGATTACGAAATCTTTAGGAGAACACGGAATGTAGTATTTGAAGTTCGAAATCCCTTAATGTAGGTAACAAGGGAATTAAACTCTCCCATGTGATTATACGTTTATTGCAAATGTATGATTAATTATATGTGATGTTTATGAAAATCTGAAAACTGTTAAAAATCACATCCTATAATGGCAGCAGCCAGATATGGAGTTTACTTCGTAggttttttgtaaatttgtacGTTTACGTGgaggatatatatatatatagtatcTCCATACCTTGTGCTTTGTAggcgtttgaaaattcatatctcaGGACTGAAAAAGTCGATTATTTCCACATGATTTGTTGGTTTATCTATAAAACTGTAATTTCCGCAAGAGTCGATTTTGATCCGGCGACAATCATGACTGCGTCGAGGACTcgacaaaaaattacattaaaaaaaagtcagaAACACAAAAATGATTGGCTAAGCAGTTCACGGGAGTTCGGTTATCGCAATTACGGTAGAAGATTCGATCGAGGGAGGTATAGTATATATGTCTTGTAccctttttattttgaaaaaatgagtaatGAAATATATGTACGCACGACAATGTAGGTCAGGGTAGACGGGTGGGTTCAATCTGCAGAACCGATCGAGTACAGTgaggtgatgaaaaaattttctcaatcgtCCGCAACGGAATCGGTCTAACGCAGGAACAGCTTGTCTTCGTGTTTGTTTATCTATggcgatgaaataaaaaaaatcgcgaataaAACGCAGAAACACGCAGCACTGCGCTCGTGCCTGCGCTTTTTGTATCGTGGGATTTACCTTGAACGAAAATACAAGTGTTGGGAAAAAGACTAAAGAGTCAAAGTGAACAGTGTCAACAGTTCGTACGAGTTTCACAATGTTTGATTCGTCtgctcgatgattttttattcgtaaccgcagttatttttcatccaaaattTATCGTACTCGAAGCGGCAAAGTGCGTGTTTCATTCGGTTGAACCGTtccttttttccattaatttttttttaatattgtttttttataattgtttcGCGGAAAGCGCGTGTGATATGTCCGGGACAGGCGGTGCTGCGGCAAATATGTCATTAGTCGCCGCCCTTGCCGCTACAGCGACAACAAAAACTACAGTTTTGGCTAAAACCGTACGTAAAAATGAGGATTACGTCGACAAATTCGAGGACGATGAAGACTGGAGATTACCCATTGCCTTCAATCGGCCAAGACATACCGCTGTTATCGAGGGTGTCAATTGTGTCAGCCAGTCCTGGAGAATGAAAGAGCGGGTAAGTATTTTTACCTTTTTATCATTaaacaaatatatttcgaatcaattcctatttttttttttacaagacAACATATTCATTTCACtcagcagaaaaaaatttgtcatcaTTCCCCCTCtggattttatttcaaatcaaaGATGTCAcagattttttctcatttttcttgtAGTAAGCAATTTAAAATTCCATACTGACTCCAAAATTAACATATAACTCCAAAATTTGTCCACAAAATCTCCAAAATTCACAATTACGGAGAAAcatttgacaaaatttatgaaataaaaactagGATATCGAACTTTCAATTTCTAAAATCGAGCAATAACCAGCTAAAACTAAAAAGTACGGAACACGAAGTTGGCTTTTTTTGATACTTCAAAGTTTTTACAATGCTCTCATAAAtaagaattgaaaaagattAGAAATTTGGCCATTTATATCCGAGCTTGAATACATAAATCAGAGATAATTTCTCAATACTGTCATGACCCAAAAGTTTGAATATATTTGGAATACATTCTATTTAGGATaatcatttttaaacatcGGTACAAACATTGGCATATAATTTAGGTAACTAATGAAAATTGCTCCTTAAGTTATTATACGGGCTGATTTTAATTAGCAACTTTATATTGGTACCCTCACTCTGATTGCATAATTTAGCATATTAGTTTCAGTACACCTGGGTAATATTCATCACTGTAAATTTGAGCAAATCAATGAGCATAATAGATAATATTAATTTCTAATTTGAGTTTCATTAAATATCTTTGTACGTTGAAAAAGTTCATAGTGCGATTAATAGCACGAGtacagaattttcatgaacaCTTCCATCTCTTTATTGTCTTAACCACATAGAATAGAATTTTATTCCGATTCTAGATGAAGACCGTGAGTGTAGCTCTCGTCTTGTGTTTAAACGTTGGAGTCGATCCACCAGACATTGTGAAAACTCAACCATGTGCCCGTCTAGAGTGCTGGATTGGTAAGAACTTGTTTTGTCTCTTGTTtcttcacaaattttgacatgtTCGTTTCACCAGGTTGGTTGTACCTAAGCTGACAAACAACTTAAGTGTGTTTCGTTTTTGCAAGTGTTTGCTAGATTTTCTAAAAGTTACTGATCTTCCTTTGCAGATCCCTTATCGATGAGTCCTCAAAAAGCACTTGAGACAATAGGCTCGAATTTACAGAAGCAATACGGACGTTGGCAGCCTCGAGCGAGGTACAAGCAAAGTTTAGATCCGACTGTGGAGGAAGTAAAAAAGTTGTGCACTTCATTGAGGCGTAACGCCAAAGAAGAAAGAGTGTTGTTTCATTACAATGGTCATGGGGTTCCAAAACCCACGAGCAACGGAGAAATATGGGTTTTCAACAGAACGTACACACAGTACATTCCATTGTCAGTGTATGATCTCCAGGCTTGGATGGGAGCGCCGAGTATTTACGTTTACGATTGCTCGAACGCGGGTATAATAGTTGAATCGTTTCAGCAATTTGCTGAGCAGCATGAGAAGGAGTATGAGGTGAACATTTACAGAACACACGGCTATAAATCTGCTTTACTACAgttaaaaatgatcgaaacgaTCACACAAAACGAAGTTTAATTGATCCAAATGAATTGTtacttttacgaaaaatagatagaAAAGCAAGCCGTACAGCAGAATCGAGCGAGTGGTGTCGCCGGGATCGCAACGTTGTCGTACAAAAATTGTATCCAATTGGCAGCTTGTGCAGCGAACCAAATATTGCCAATGAATCCAGATTTACCGGCTGATATTTTCAGTTCGTGTCTAACGACCCCCATAAAAATAGCATTACGCTGGTGAGTCTCGTTTACGACAATTATTCAttcatcaaattattttgttcgtaATATTTT includes the following:
- the LOC122414101 gene encoding serine/threonine-protein phosphatase 6 regulatory ankyrin repeat subunit A-like, giving the protein MSIREITEEPALLQAIFRGNVDEVRALLTDLADVHWQDSEQRTLLHAAAYRGDPTIIETLLLCGAEVNNKDKEWLTAVHRACRSCNHRALEVLFKYGAHVDVRDRNWQSPLHVAAANNAVQCAEYLIPWLFNINLTDRGGRTSLHHAAYNGHLEMTELLLAQPGCVVNARDKKDRRALHFAAYMGHDAVVKALIDKAADVDVKDRDLYTPLHAAVASGRLDCIRLLIEAGAHVEAKNVYGNTPLHIACLNGHVEAVAELIRQEVNIEAVNYRGQTPLHVAAASSQGVDCLESLLRAGASINVQSEDGRTPLHMTAIHGRFTRSKSLLDAGASPDTRDKNGNTALHVAAWFGQECLTTTLLECGASPAARNAEQRTPLHLSCLAGHIEVCRKLLQVDSRKIDSRDIGGRTPLHSAAFNGSVGCLDLLLSSGANFRLSDNDNRLALHYAASQGRYLCVFTLVGYGSDPNAQDINGATSLHLAAAAPSRSDDNGQCVKYLLAHRADPQIRDKRGFTSVHYAVAGGNEPVLETLLHDTVLGNSAIHAITAPSSPSTRQDPPTPSITPLHLAAYHGHGKILKLLLPLSPSTNVREDTGKTPLDLASYRGHDQCVRLLLRCAAFVSVQDNVTKRTPVHCAAAMGHKECLKLLLKNTEDRSVIDCCDAKQRTSLALAVANSHLECARVLLKWNADCNIPDVNKHTPLFRAVIHERDHPLVELLLEHGAQVTVQDSNGKTPLHLAAASGRLKALAALVNADTSAAVLKDDQGCTVLHWACYNGNSNCVEYLLEHNVVESLEGNPFSPVHCAVHQGSAHCLELLINKFGGQAVAAPRDTPRGRLPLHVAAAAGSVECARLIISAVGPELAGIEAQDYAGRTPLLHAAITGQSSAIELLLEWKADVRAVDSSNNTALHLACQRRHSSAASLLLDHIESLGSSSDNPQKAQNHRAQIINMANKQQRTPLHLAASNGLVTITRRLLQLGASVVLADSEGLTPALACAPNPAVARCLATILAAHGNNGETTQQSPSIQQTSEVYLNGRCGGGGGDSQHSSDSDFY